The Antechinus flavipes isolate AdamAnt ecotype Samford, QLD, Australia chromosome 4, AdamAnt_v2, whole genome shotgun sequence genomic interval GAGGCATTCTAATAGTAGGGGTTCTTTGAACCTTCCTCCTGTTTTCTTACCACCTAAGACTCCATTCACATAAAAGGTGGGGGGAGTAGAGTGCATACATTGTCATCAATcgaaaagcatttatgaagtgcctactatgtgctaggcattgtgcatCCAAAGACAAAGAGTAAAAGAGCCCTTCTCTCAAAGAATCGACTAAGAATATACATTCAAGCAAACTTCAAATTAATGGTAATGTTTCAAAGTTCAGGTATAAATGGGTTGTGTAGAACAAGTAGTACATTTTCCCATAGAAGCCCATGGTAACATAATCATGACCCTAGTGAAGACACATGGGCTTGTGTTCCTTATGTTCAGTTCCACACCAATAGTCCTGGAAGGGGGTAAGCATTACATGGAATAATGTTTCTCTATAAGAGGAAGTATCCAGATCATTTTAGGAGGTCAGAAACACATCTTCAGCACAGGCAATAAAAGGCTGAGTTACAACTGGCATGAGTCAGCTAGAACTCCATCTCCACTCCTAAGTGATACAATTCTTCCCAGAGAATGATTTCTCTCCCCACTCTCTTCTGCTGGTGTTGGGGCAATTAGAACACTGGATAACTAACTATAATTAGGAGAATGGACCAAGTGGATAAAATGCTAAGCCTGGATTCAAAaagattcatctccctgagttcaaatggaaTGCTTTTACTGAGttgcttactagttgtgtgactctgggcaagttgcttaattctgcctcagtttccttattggtaaaatgaacTGGCTTAGGAcatagtaaaccactccagtatttttgccaacaaaATCTCAAATAGGGTTACAgaaagtcagatgtgactgaaaataactgaataacaacaagagATTAGGAGGAGAAAgtattaaagagagaaagagaggaagtttGAGTTCTTCATAAAAAAGGGAGACAATTTCTATGGTGTTTGGGGgcaaataattttttgttgttataagcTAGGGAGACCACAAATAATAATCTCTAACTTTAGGGAtacaagaattttaaaagcattttatattatcttatctAATCCTTTTAACAACACTATGACATAAAGTATTATAGATTTTGTTAACCTGCTTCCCacattgagaaaactgaggctgggcAAAGTTGAGGCTTCTCTTTCTAtgatcacatagcaagtaagtatAAGTGCAGGGGTTAGATTTGAGCTCTTTTGACCCTAAAGTTCAGCACAATTTCCATTATACTGTACTACTttgtcaaataaaagaaaatttcagctTTAGAAATTAGTCTTGTGAATATTCTCATAGAGACTGGTTGTGTCAGGTTTGTGTTTCACATACTATCAAtaagttgttattgttcattagtttcatcatatctgattctttgtgattcaatttagtattttcttggcaaaggtactagaatgatttttatttctttctccttttacagatgaggaactgaggcaaacaagaattaagtgacttgtctagggccatatagctattaaatgtctgaggcatatttgaactcagaaagatgagacttcctAACTCTAAGCCTAGCACTCTGTCCATTGTATCACTTACCTGCGGTCAATAAGCATGTGGACATTTAAGTATAAAGTAGTCTTGGTGATGGAGTGAAAGGGCTGGAGAAATACCCTTCTGCTCCCTAGCATTCCAAGAAAAGTGGAGTGACGCCTACTGGGAGCATCTGTTATTGGCTCCAGAGAAGAAGAGTTGTGGCAGGTAATTCTCTGAAAAGAGGTATACATGCATTTGTATGATGACCTTATATGGTCCATTAGAACTAATGCTATCTTTCTGGTCAGGCATTCTAAATGTTAGGGAAAATCTCTTGAGATTGGTGAATTCTAAAGCTTGCTATATACTACTGATGACTTCATGTGGGAACAAACAATACTGCCAGAAAGAACCTggtcaggaaactgaggaaatcaaGGGCACAAGTAGTACTTCCATCAGTTTTTCCAACTAAAGGTAAAACTTTTAGAAGATAAAGTAGGATAtaggaaatgaattttaaaaataatgtggaaatggtgaggtttttttttctgaaaatgggAGATGGTTTTCataaaaaagacattgaaataaCTTGTAGATGTAGTTGCTAAATGACTGTCAGCAATATTTGAAGAATTATGGTGTATTGGAGAGGTGCTGAGAAACAAAAAACGGGAaaacatctcattttcttttcttccttctcttccccttcccattcttccccaccccctttccttccctttcttttaaaatagggTTCTTAAGCTTAGTGATGTGTAATAATTCAGTTAGTAATTCATGACAATATTATAGATACCATTTATGAATTGCCAAAAAGCATCTGATAGAATCTCTCATGGTATCTTTATCACAAGACAAAGAAATGTAGGCCAGTTATGCAACTGATCATCCTCTATATACCTTTTCCTCTTTGGAGTTTCATGACCTTACTGTCCGTTGGTTATTCCCATACCTGTGTTACTACTCCTTTCTCACTCTGCTTTTTGGGATCATGAATAATATCCTGCTCTCTAATTGTAAAGACACTCCAAGTATCTGGACCTCACTCTTTCTTCACCTCATTTTTATGGCCTGGGGACACCTGCATCCCAAGAATGAATGCTAGAGATAGAAACTAGAAGTTGAAGTTAAAAGTTGGGAAATAGGGACTTTGGGGTAAAGAAAGAAGCTACAGGTACAGAGACTCTGTAGAAGGTCAGTCACAGATAAGAAAATCTAGATAATCAGAAATAATCAGCCTAGAATATGTCTGTCCACCTCTATAACACTTTCTAAACTTCAGATTATTTTATACCTGTTGTATACATACCTGAAAATGTGAGAGTAAAATTAAGTCCCAATTTCAACTGTACTAAAGGAGGCTCACATTTGCTATGaattattttacaaagtaaaCAATCCGTCCTTTACAACTAAGTAATCatgtattttctccttaatctatctttttttttcttctaatttcactGTTTTTTTGTCAAGAGAACCATATGAGAACTAGCAaggttaaggtttgcaaagaacttaacaattttattttatttgatcctgacaactGGAAGATagatggtattattatctccattttacagatggggaaatttaagcaatttttttccctcaaggtcacacagttgatAAAAATATGAGGCTATATTAAAAGTGTATGCCATTAATCTAACCAGACTTTAATTTATACACAATGTGGGGTAGTGGATTAGAGGAACAGTTCTGGGATCAAAATTTGGGATCCTACTTTTAATAACTgtatgaccatgagcaaatcagTAGACCAGGCATGCCATAAAATTATGTTATACTTGGGTTGATGATCTGAATTACTAGAAGGATTTCAAAACTAGGAATTCTTCACActgatgaagaaaggaagggaggaagagagggaagaagaaaagagggaaggaaaaaaaaaccctatttctTCTCCATCCCTACCCCCAATTTTTGTTCCCTAAGTAAAGATTTTTGTAAACTTAATTTTCTAGGAAGTCATCTGGCATGTAGAATAGATTTCCTGAGGGAAGATATGGACAAAAGTTATACAAGATGGGCAGGGATGATAGGGTTCAATGTGTACCATTAGAGGAAATTCCCTAagattcatttgaatattttagaattttccaaaataaaacatGTTATACATTTTTCATAATTGCTAATAATTATTACAGTTGGGAGagaataaaatttacatttttcctacttagaagaaaatatgtgcacttttatttatatataaaatcaataaggTAAGATTTCAGATTTCTTGGAATTATTCTCCCCTTGGCTAGTAATGCCTTAGATTGATAACAAACGAGGCAGGATAGTAAATAGACACACACTTTTATTTGAATTACCATTTGTATGATTTTCTGAGAAGAAATGTTTGATCTAGAACATGACCTGCTTCAGCTACATAATTCTTTGTCCTATATCTTCTCCCTGATGCCTCTTGTTTCCAAGATGCTTCTATCATGGAATTCCCTATTACATCAAAACTGATGTGAAGGAATGCCTCTGTAGCCACAGGTCTGGACAGGTATGGAACAATTCAGTTGACCATTATGGAGAAAATTTGGACAGTGCTTTGGTAAGAGGTAAAGACTAAGTCCTTTCTTGCTAAAATCTACTTTGAACCACTGCACACTAAGATGGAAACAGATTGATAAAGAGGGAACACATACTaacacacatagagagaaagtGAAGAGATAGGTACAGACCTTCCTGACACAAGTAAAGAGAGTTTATCGATTGGTGTTTTGCCCTGCATGGCATAACAATGCTCCTTCTCCAATGAGACCACTTGGCAACACAAAACAATCTTCCTGAAGACAGGCAACGTAATTCCCAGGGGCTGGAACAGAGAGCTGTAGAGCTCGTGAAATTCTTTGTCAAAGGTGACACTGCGGACTTGGTAGGCCACGTGGACAAATTGCATGAAGCAGATGATGAACAGGATAAAGTTCCAGGAGAATATATCAGCTGCGCAGACATCTACCCAGGCCCAAACTGAAGAGCAGAGGAATCCCAGTCCCAGCAAACTGAATACATACAGGAGCCCGAAGAATCCACTCCCTCCCATGAAGCCaactataaataaaatactagccaGGTGATAAATGGACCCTTCTGCCTCTTGCTTCCAGGCTGTGCAGAGTGGATGTTCACCTAGCAAGTTCCACCATATGCTTGCATTTTCTCCCATGGCTGGCTGAGACTGGATTTCTTTTGAAAGTTCTTAAGCGGATAAATGAGTCTTTCGCTGCACCATCCTCAGATCTTGGGCTAACTGGTCACTAGCCAGGAACATCTCATATTTGGACTCATGTGGATGACTTCAGTCTTTATGGAAGGGAAAGCATTCAGGAAACCATCCTAATTTCTGTAGATTCAGCTGACCTCCCATTTTGGTTTCCGTCCTTACATGATATATGGTCTGCCCTGCCTGAGAGGGGAAAAACATCCatttaactaaaatttaaaaatcaagagatatAGTGAAAGAATCATTAGAATAACTTAAATAAGTAAACACTTAGTTGCAAATTAGGTACTAAAAACACCAAATGTTTGGGGAGTACTTAGTTTATAAGTTtgttaaaaactgatttttataaT includes:
- the POPDC3 gene encoding popeye domain-containing protein 3; this encodes MGENASIWWNLLGEHPLCTAWKQEAEGSIYHLASILFIVGFMGGSGFFGLLYVFSLLGLGFLCSSVWAWVDVCAADIFSWNFILFIICFMQFVHVAYQVRSVTFDKEFHELYSSLFQPLGITLPVFRKIVLCCQVVSLEKEHCYAMQGKTPIDKLSLLVSGRIRVTVDGEFLHYIFPLQFLDSPEWDSLRPTEEGIFQVTLIAETDCRYVAWRRKKLYLLFAQHRFISRLFSVLIGSDIADKLYALNDRVHMGKGHRYDIRLPNFYQAATPEIARSPLTEHFRKNTRRY